The Lonsdalea populi genome window below encodes:
- a CDS encoding acyl carrier protein phosphodiesterase — protein MNFLAHLHLATLADSSLLGNLMADFVRGNPDGIFSDEIVAGIRLHRRIDGLTDSLPEVRAACRYFSADHRRVAPITLDVLWDHFLALNWTTLSPHVALSQFVSDARREIEPHLSETPERFRNLNSYLWTERWLERYAELPFIGEVLYRMALRRPRLAALAGSFDDIERHYHQFETLFWQFYPVMMETVKSGRRSSSARG, from the coding sequence ATGAATTTTCTCGCCCATCTCCATTTAGCCACGCTGGCCGACAGCTCCCTGCTGGGAAACCTGATGGCTGACTTTGTGCGCGGCAATCCCGACGGCATTTTTTCCGACGAGATCGTCGCCGGCATTCGGCTACACCGCCGAATCGACGGCCTGACGGACAGTCTGCCGGAAGTCCGTGCCGCGTGCCGCTATTTCAGCGCCGATCATCGCCGCGTCGCGCCGATTACGCTCGACGTGCTGTGGGACCATTTCCTGGCGCTAAACTGGACGACACTGTCTCCACACGTCGCATTGTCGCAATTCGTCTCCGACGCTCGCCGTGAGATAGAACCGCATCTGTCGGAGACCCCGGAGCGTTTCCGCAATCTGAACAGCTATCTGTGGACCGAACGTTGGCTGGAGCGCTATGCCGAGCTTCCGTTCATCGGCGAGGTCCTGTACCGAATGGCGCTGCGCCGTCCGCGGCTGGCGGCGCTGGCGGGCTCTTTCGACGATATTGAGCGCCACTATCATCAGTTTGAAACGCTGTTCTGGCAGTTCTATCCCGTCATGATGGAGACCGTAAAAAGCGGACGGCGGTCATCGTCAGCGCGGGGCTAA
- the queA gene encoding tRNA preQ1(34) S-adenosylmethionine ribosyltransferase-isomerase QueA — translation MRVADFSFELPESLIAHYPQAQRSACRLLSVDGPSGETSLGIFSDLLDKLEPGDLLVFNNTRVIPARLFGRKASGGKLEVLVERVLDEHRVLAHVRASKAPKPGAELVLGEDESVAATMLSRQDALFEIRFDDPRDVLTILNDIGHIPLPPYIGRPDEEADRELYQTVYSQRPGAVAAPTAGLHFDEPLLAALRKKGIEMAFVTLHVGAGTFQPVRVDSIEDHVMHAEYAEVPQDVVDAVLACKARGNRVIAVGTTSVRSLESAAQTCSDAVIAPFFGDTRIFIYPGYHYRVIDALVTNFHLPESTLIMLVSAFAGYRHTMNAYRQAVAEQLRFFSYGDAMFITRNPKAEQEHVGE, via the coding sequence ATGCGTGTTGCCGATTTTTCGTTTGAACTCCCTGAGTCTCTTATCGCCCATTATCCCCAGGCGCAGCGTAGCGCGTGCCGTCTGTTGTCGGTGGATGGGCCGAGCGGAGAGACGTCTCTGGGCATCTTTAGCGATTTATTGGACAAGCTGGAACCCGGCGACCTGCTGGTTTTCAACAATACGCGCGTGATCCCCGCCCGACTGTTCGGACGCAAAGCGAGCGGCGGTAAGCTGGAAGTTCTGGTAGAGCGCGTACTGGACGAGCATCGCGTGCTGGCCCATGTGCGCGCCTCGAAGGCGCCTAAGCCGGGCGCGGAGCTGGTGCTGGGCGAGGATGAAAGCGTGGCGGCCACAATGCTGTCCCGTCAGGATGCATTGTTTGAAATCCGTTTCGACGATCCGCGCGACGTGTTGACCATCCTCAACGATATCGGCCACATTCCACTGCCGCCGTATATTGGCCGCCCTGATGAGGAGGCCGACCGGGAACTGTATCAGACCGTCTACAGCCAGCGTCCCGGCGCAGTCGCGGCGCCAACTGCCGGTCTGCACTTCGACGAGCCGCTGCTGGCGGCGCTGCGCAAGAAGGGCATCGAAATGGCCTTCGTCACCCTGCATGTGGGCGCGGGCACTTTCCAGCCGGTGCGGGTGGACAGCATTGAAGATCACGTTATGCACGCCGAGTATGCGGAAGTCCCCCAGGATGTCGTGGATGCCGTGCTGGCGTGTAAAGCGCGCGGCAACCGGGTGATCGCCGTCGGCACCACCTCCGTGCGTTCGCTGGAGAGCGCTGCGCAGACCTGTTCCGACGCCGTCATCGCGCCATTTTTCGGTGATACCCGCATCTTTATCTATCCCGGCTACCACTATCGCGTCATCGATGCGCTGGTGACCAATTTCCACCTGCCGGAGTCCACGTTGATCATGCTGGTCTCCGCTTTCGCCGGCTATCGCCACACCATGAACGCCTATCGTCAGGCCGTGGCGGAGCAGCTACGCTTTTTCAGCTACGGTGATGCGATGTTTATCACGCGCAATCCCAAGGCAGAACAGGAACACGTCGGCGAATAA
- the tgt gene encoding tRNA guanosine(34) transglycosylase Tgt: MKYELFTTDGRARRGRLVFERGVVETPAFMPVGTYGTVKGMTPEEVKETGAQIILGNTFHLWLRPGQEIMKLHGDLHDFMQWQGPILTDSGGFQVFSLGDIRKITEEGVHFRNPINGDAIFLSPEKSMEIQHDLGSDVVMIFDECTPYPADWDYAKRSMEMSLRWAKRCRRRFDELGNGNALFGIVQGSVYEDLRDVSVKGLVDIGFDGYAVGGLAVGEPKADMHRILEHVCPQLPEDKPRYLMGVGKPEDLVEGVRRGVDMFDCVMPTRNARNGHLFVTDGVVKIRNAKHKDDTAPLDAECDCYTCRHYSRAYLHHLDRCNEILGARLNTIHNLRYYQRLMAGLRQAIEDGKLDDFVAAFYQRLGKPVPPAIDAV; the protein is encoded by the coding sequence GTGAAGTACGAATTGTTTACGACGGATGGTCGTGCCCGCCGCGGACGACTGGTGTTTGAGCGTGGCGTAGTCGAGACCCCGGCTTTTATGCCGGTGGGGACATACGGCACGGTGAAAGGCATGACGCCGGAAGAAGTGAAAGAGACGGGCGCGCAGATCATTCTGGGCAACACGTTCCACCTGTGGCTGCGCCCGGGTCAGGAGATTATGAAGCTGCACGGCGACCTGCACGACTTCATGCAGTGGCAGGGACCGATTCTGACCGACTCCGGCGGTTTCCAGGTGTTCAGCCTGGGCGATATCCGCAAGATCACCGAAGAAGGCGTGCATTTTCGTAACCCGATCAACGGGGATGCGATCTTCCTCAGTCCGGAAAAATCCATGGAGATCCAGCACGACCTGGGATCGGATGTCGTGATGATTTTCGACGAATGCACGCCATATCCCGCCGACTGGGACTACGCCAAACGCTCGATGGAAATGTCGCTGCGCTGGGCGAAGCGTTGCCGTCGGCGCTTCGACGAACTGGGCAACGGCAATGCGTTGTTCGGCATCGTGCAGGGCAGCGTTTACGAAGATTTACGAGATGTGTCGGTAAAAGGGCTGGTAGACATTGGTTTTGATGGGTACGCTGTGGGCGGCCTGGCGGTCGGTGAGCCGAAAGCGGATATGCATCGCATTCTGGAACACGTCTGCCCTCAGCTTCCGGAAGACAAGCCCCGTTACCTGATGGGCGTTGGAAAGCCTGAAGATTTGGTGGAAGGCGTGCGACGCGGCGTGGATATGTTCGATTGCGTGATGCCGACCCGCAACGCCCGCAATGGTCACCTGTTTGTGACCGACGGCGTGGTGAAAATTCGCAACGCCAAACATAAGGATGATACCGCGCCGCTGGATGCCGAATGTGATTGCTATACATGCCGCCATTACAGCCGCGCTTATCTGCATCATCTTGATCGCTGTAACGAAATACTCGGCGCACGTCTCAATACCATCCATAATTTGCGCTATTATCAGCGGCTGATGGCTGGTTTACGCCAGGCTATCGAAGACGGTAAATTGGACGACTTTGTCGCCGCATTTTACCAGCGTCTTGGTAAGCCGGTTCCGCCGGCGATTGACGCAGTATAA
- the yajC gene encoding preprotein translocase subunit YajC, with protein MNLFISDAVAATAGAPAQGSPYSLIIMLVVFGLIFYFMILRPQQKRAKEHKKLMDSISKGDEVLTNGGLVGRVTKVSENGYIAIELNENNEVVIKRDFVASVLPKGTMKAL; from the coding sequence ATGAATCTTTTCATTTCCGATGCCGTTGCAGCAACAGCGGGGGCTCCGGCGCAGGGAAGCCCTTACTCTCTGATCATCATGCTGGTCGTGTTCGGTCTGATTTTTTACTTCATGATCCTGCGTCCTCAGCAAAAGCGCGCCAAGGAACACAAAAAGTTGATGGACTCCATCAGCAAAGGGGATGAAGTGCTGACTAACGGCGGCCTGGTCGGTCGTGTGACCAAAGTCTCCGAGAATGGCTACATCGCCATCGAACTGAACGAAAACAACGAAGTCGTGATCAAACGTGATTTCGTCGCCTCCGTGCTGCCGAAGGGTACGATGAAAGCCCTGTAA
- the secD gene encoding protein translocase subunit SecD has translation MLNRYPLWKYIMLIVAVLIGLLYALPNLYGEDPAIQITGARGAAASESTLVQVQNVLKEQNLSSKSIALENGAILARFSNPDVQLRAREALLGELGDKFVVALNLAPATPQWLRVLGAEPMKLGLDLRGGVHFLMEVDMDTALGKLQEQTMDSLRSDLREKNIPYASVRKSDNYGVEIRFRDGDTRNQGVSYLTSRHRDLVINANGDATLRAVMSDARLSEAREYAVQQNINILRNRVNQLGVAEPLVQRQGADRIVVELPGIQDTARAKEILGATATLEFRLVNSNVDSTAAASGRVPGDSEVKQMREGGPVVLYKRVILTGDHITDSTSSSDEYNRPQVNISLDSAGGNIMSDFTKDNIGKLMATLFVEYKDSGKKDANGRAILEKQEEVINVATIQSRLGNSFRITGINNPNEARQLSLLLRAGALIAPIQIVEERTIGPTLGMQNITQGLEACLWGLIASIVFMVVYYRKFGIIATTALIANLVLIVGIMSLLPGATLTMPGIAGIVLTLAVAVDANVLINERIKEELKNGRTVQQAIHEGYKGAFSSIVDANVTTLITAVILYAVGTGSIKGFAITTTIGVATSMFTAIVGTRAIVNLLYGGKRINKLSI, from the coding sequence GTGTTAAACCGTTATCCTTTGTGGAAGTACATCATGCTGATCGTGGCCGTTCTCATCGGTCTGCTGTATGCGCTTCCTAACCTATATGGTGAGGATCCGGCGATTCAGATCACTGGCGCGCGAGGTGCCGCCGCCAGTGAATCGACGCTGGTCCAGGTCCAGAATGTCTTAAAAGAACAGAATCTTTCCAGCAAGTCGATCGCGCTCGAAAACGGCGCGATACTGGCTCGTTTCTCTAACCCTGACGTACAGCTCCGCGCTCGTGAAGCGCTGCTGGGCGAGCTGGGCGACAAGTTCGTGGTTGCGCTCAACCTGGCTCCCGCGACCCCGCAGTGGCTGAGAGTGCTCGGCGCTGAACCCATGAAGCTGGGGCTCGACCTGCGCGGCGGCGTGCACTTCCTGATGGAAGTTGATATGGATACCGCGCTGGGCAAGCTGCAGGAACAAACCATGGATTCCCTGCGCAGCGACCTGCGCGAGAAAAACATTCCTTACGCCTCCGTCCGCAAGAGTGATAATTACGGCGTCGAAATTCGCTTCCGCGACGGTGATACCCGTAATCAAGGCGTCAGTTACCTGACGTCCCGCCACCGCGATCTGGTGATCAACGCCAACGGCGACGCCACGCTGCGTGCGGTTATGAGCGATGCGCGACTGAGCGAAGCCCGCGAGTATGCGGTCCAGCAGAACATCAACATTCTGCGTAACCGTGTGAACCAGTTGGGCGTCGCCGAGCCGTTGGTTCAGCGTCAGGGCGCCGACCGTATCGTCGTCGAACTGCCCGGTATTCAGGATACGGCGCGCGCGAAAGAAATCTTGGGCGCGACGGCGACGCTGGAGTTCCGTTTGGTCAACTCAAACGTGGATTCGACGGCTGCCGCCAGCGGTCGCGTACCGGGTGACTCGGAAGTGAAACAGATGCGTGAAGGCGGTCCTGTCGTGCTGTACAAGCGCGTGATCCTGACCGGCGACCATATCACGGACTCCACGTCCAGCTCCGACGAATACAATCGCCCTCAGGTCAACATCTCTCTGGACAGCGCCGGCGGCAACATCATGTCCGACTTTACCAAGGACAACATCGGCAAACTGATGGCGACGCTGTTCGTGGAATACAAGGACAGCGGTAAGAAAGACGCCAACGGCCGCGCGATTTTGGAGAAACAGGAAGAGGTCATCAACGTCGCGACCATCCAGTCTCGTCTGGGCAACAGCTTCCGTATCACCGGTATCAACAATCCGAACGAAGCGCGTCAGCTGTCGTTGCTGCTGCGCGCCGGCGCGCTGATTGCGCCGATTCAGATCGTCGAAGAGCGGACCATTGGCCCGACGTTGGGGATGCAGAACATCACTCAGGGTCTGGAAGCCTGCCTGTGGGGCCTGATCGCCTCCATCGTGTTCATGGTGGTCTACTACCGTAAATTCGGGATTATCGCGACTACCGCGCTTATCGCTAACCTGGTGCTGATTGTCGGGATTATGTCTCTGCTGCCCGGCGCGACGCTCACCATGCCGGGGATTGCCGGTATCGTGCTGACGCTGGCGGTGGCGGTTGATGCGAACGTGTTGATCAACGAACGTATCAAGGAAGAGCTGAAAAACGGTCGAACGGTGCAACAGGCGATCCATGAGGGTTACAAAGGCGCGTTCTCCAGTATCGTGGATGCGAACGTGACGACCCTGATCACTGCCGTGATCCTGTATGCGGTCGGTACCGGCTCGATCAAAGGCTTTGCCATCACCACGACGATCGGGGTTGCGACCTCGATGTTTACGGCGATTGTCGGTACCCGTGCCATCGTAAACCTGCTTTACGGCGGTAAACGCATTAACAAGCTGTCTATCTGA
- the secF gene encoding protein translocase subunit SecF, protein MAQEYTVEQLNYGRKVIDFMRWDNLAFLISGILLVISLVLIGARGFNWGLDFTGGTVIEIHLEKPGDLDEMRQALEKAGFADPLVQNFGSSRDVMVRMSPNVGNSGQELGNQVLNVINQSTSQHGEVKRIEFVGPSVGNDLAQAGGMALLAALICILIYVGFRFEWRLALGAVIALAHDVIITLGVLSLFQIEIDLTIVASLMSVIGYSLNDSIVVSDRIRENFRKIRRGTPYEIMNVSLTQTLSRTIMTSATTLVVVLMLYIFGGAMLSGFSLAMLIGVSIGTVSSIYVASALALKLGMKREHMIQQKVEKEGADQPSLLP, encoded by the coding sequence GTGGCACAGGAATATACTGTTGAGCAACTCAACTACGGCCGTAAAGTCATCGACTTTATGCGCTGGGACAATCTGGCGTTCCTGATTTCCGGGATTCTGCTGGTGATTTCTCTGGTGCTGATCGGCGCCCGCGGCTTCAACTGGGGACTGGATTTCACTGGCGGTACGGTGATTGAAATTCACCTGGAAAAACCGGGCGATCTGGACGAAATGCGTCAGGCGCTGGAGAAAGCCGGCTTTGCCGATCCGCTGGTTCAGAACTTCGGCAGCAGCCGCGACGTGATGGTGAGAATGTCGCCGAACGTCGGCAACTCCGGGCAGGAGCTGGGCAATCAGGTGTTGAACGTGATTAACCAGAGCACCTCCCAGCACGGCGAAGTGAAGCGTATCGAGTTCGTTGGACCGAGCGTCGGTAACGATCTGGCGCAGGCGGGCGGCATGGCGCTGCTGGCGGCGCTGATCTGCATCCTGATCTACGTCGGCTTCCGTTTCGAATGGCGGTTGGCGCTGGGTGCGGTTATCGCATTGGCGCATGACGTCATCATCACGCTGGGCGTGCTGTCGCTGTTTCAGATCGAAATCGATCTGACGATTGTGGCCTCGCTGATGTCGGTCATCGGCTACTCGCTGAACGACAGCATCGTGGTCTCCGACCGTATCCGTGAGAACTTCCGTAAGATCCGCCGCGGTACGCCGTATGAGATCATGAACGTGTCGCTGACGCAAACGCTGAGCCGTACCATCATGACGTCCGCCACCACGCTGGTGGTGGTGCTGATGCTGTATATCTTCGGTGGTGCGATGCTGTCGGGCTTCTCGCTGGCGATGCTGATCGGCGTCTCCATCGGTACGGTGTCTTCCATTTACGTCGCGTCCGCACTGGCGCTGAAGCTGGGCATGAAGCGCGAGCACATGATTCAGCAAAAAGTCGAGAAAGAGGGAGCGGACCAGCCGTCGCTGTTACCGTAA
- a CDS encoding DUF3251 domain-containing protein — translation MTARFRLLTLLPTLIALAGCAQQQPLPQVQQEISQLNQRLQTLAKQAVALKRQNALNAHSDTGVYLLPAAKNYALVDSAIGRLSVSLSHVSQEASGTHAQLHIRLLDGGTLPNFRAHLDWGELDASGKPLTDGAQTQSFAVTQTLLPKWEAAIALRLTGLSPEQLGFIRLYDIEKAAAVPRPNPMSSPAH, via the coding sequence ATGACCGCCCGTTTCCGTCTGCTTACTTTGCTGCCAACGTTGATCGCGCTGGCAGGCTGCGCCCAACAGCAACCGTTGCCCCAGGTGCAGCAAGAAATCAGTCAGTTGAATCAACGGTTGCAAACGCTCGCCAAGCAGGCCGTGGCGCTCAAACGCCAAAATGCCTTGAACGCGCACTCCGACACGGGGGTTTATCTGCTGCCGGCAGCCAAAAATTATGCGTTGGTGGACAGCGCGATCGGCCGACTCAGCGTCTCTCTGAGCCATGTTTCGCAAGAAGCCAGCGGGACGCACGCCCAGTTGCATATCCGACTGCTCGACGGCGGAACCCTGCCGAATTTCCGCGCCCATCTGGACTGGGGCGAACTGGACGCGTCGGGAAAACCGCTGACGGATGGCGCGCAAACCCAATCCTTCGCCGTGACGCAAACGCTGCTCCCTAAATGGGAGGCCGCGATCGCGCTGCGCCTGACCGGCCTATCCCCCGAACAGCTGGGTTTTATTCGCCTGTACGATATCGAGAAGGCCGCGGCTGTGCCGCGGCCAAACCCCATGTCCTCACCAGCGCACTGA
- the mgtA gene encoding magnesium-translocating P-type ATPase gives MLFTRLTRQWLAQISRHLPSRLFHRSPMPDGQANEIPERLARQCHHYAWQSEEALYQAFDSHPEGLMPNEVRQARLTYGENKIPGEQAAPWWLHLWRCYRNPFNLLLTLLALISYATEDLTAALVIGLMVLISTLLHFIQEARSGKAADTLKAMVSNTATVLRCDDQTGRSEYQDIPMDQLVPGDIVKLAAGDMIPADLRVLQARDLFISQASLTGESLPVEKVAQSRLAKNAPALESDTLCFMGTNVISGTAQAIVIGTGANTWFGQLADRVTNQPEQENAFQQGISRVSWLLIRFMMVMTPIVLVINGYTKGDWWEAALFALSVAVGLTPEMLPMIVTSTLAKGAVKLSRQNVIVKRLDAIHNFGAMNLLCTDKTGTLTQDRIALESHTDAFGRRSQKVLRLAWLNSAHQTGLQNLLDQAVLEGISDKEQHDVLSRWSKVDEIPFDFERRRMSVVVAENDREHQLICKGALEEMLSVCSSVRIGEETMVLDEDRLLRIRHLTDDWNRQGLRIVAVASKMIDAEPRDHARVDESDLILEGYIAFLDPPKESTAPALKSLNNSGIAVKILTGDSELVAAKVCRDVGIDCSKTLLGSRLDEMTDEQLSAQAETTTLFARLTPMHKERIVRLLRAQGHVVGFMGDGINDAPALRAADIGISVDSAVDIAREAADIILLEKSLMVLEKGVIEGRRTFVNMLKYIKMTASSNFGNVFSVLIASAFLPFLPMLPLHLLIQNLMYDISQIAIPFDNVDDEQIHRPQRWDAGYIGRFMVFFGPISSIFDVMTFSLMWWVFQANTPEMQTLFQSGWFIEGLLSQTLIVHMIRTRKIPFIQSRPSWPLAMMTLLIMATGIALVFSPLAGFLELQPLPLSYFPWLIAILCGYMMLTQAMKGFFARRYGRQ, from the coding sequence ATGCTATTTACACGCCTCACCCGGCAATGGCTCGCCCAAATTAGCCGCCATCTGCCTTCTCGTTTGTTTCATCGCTCACCCATGCCGGACGGCCAGGCGAATGAGATTCCGGAGCGTCTCGCCCGTCAGTGTCATCACTACGCCTGGCAGAGTGAAGAAGCGCTTTATCAGGCTTTTGACAGCCATCCCGAAGGGCTGATGCCTAATGAAGTCCGACAGGCACGACTGACCTACGGTGAAAATAAGATCCCCGGCGAACAGGCCGCGCCCTGGTGGCTGCATTTGTGGCGCTGCTATCGCAACCCTTTCAATCTGTTGCTGACGCTGCTGGCGCTAATTTCCTACGCCACGGAAGATCTGACCGCGGCACTGGTCATTGGGCTGATGGTGCTGATTTCGACGCTGCTGCACTTTATTCAGGAAGCCCGTTCAGGAAAAGCCGCGGATACGCTGAAGGCGATGGTCAGCAATACCGCCACCGTCCTGCGATGCGATGATCAGACCGGACGCAGCGAGTATCAGGACATCCCGATGGATCAGCTGGTGCCGGGCGACATCGTCAAGCTGGCGGCCGGCGACATGATCCCGGCCGACCTGCGCGTGCTACAAGCGCGCGATCTGTTTATCAGTCAGGCCTCGTTGACCGGCGAGTCGCTGCCCGTCGAAAAAGTCGCGCAAAGTCGCTTGGCGAAAAACGCTCCGGCGCTGGAAAGCGACACGCTGTGCTTCATGGGCACTAACGTGATTAGCGGTACGGCGCAGGCGATAGTGATCGGCACCGGCGCCAACACCTGGTTCGGCCAGTTGGCGGACCGAGTGACGAATCAGCCCGAGCAGGAAAACGCCTTTCAGCAGGGCATCAGCCGCGTCAGCTGGCTGCTGATCCGCTTTATGATGGTGATGACGCCCATCGTGCTGGTCATCAACGGCTACACCAAAGGCGACTGGTGGGAGGCGGCGCTGTTCGCGCTGTCGGTCGCCGTGGGGCTGACGCCGGAAATGCTGCCGATGATCGTCACCTCAACGTTGGCGAAAGGCGCGGTCAAACTCTCTCGTCAGAACGTGATCGTCAAACGTCTGGACGCTATTCACAACTTCGGCGCGATGAATCTTCTGTGCACCGACAAGACCGGCACGCTGACGCAGGATCGCATCGCGCTGGAAAGTCATACCGATGCCTTTGGACGCCGCAGTCAAAAGGTGCTGCGCCTGGCGTGGCTGAACAGCGCCCACCAAACCGGGCTGCAAAACCTGCTCGATCAGGCCGTATTGGAAGGTATTTCCGACAAAGAGCAGCATGATGTCCTCTCCCGCTGGAGCAAGGTGGATGAAATCCCGTTCGACTTCGAACGCCGCCGGATGTCTGTCGTCGTCGCCGAAAACGATCGGGAGCATCAGCTGATTTGCAAAGGCGCGCTGGAGGAAATGCTGAGCGTCTGTTCCTCCGTGCGAATCGGTGAAGAGACCATGGTGCTGGATGAGGACCGGCTGCTGCGGATCCGCCATCTCACCGACGATTGGAATCGCCAGGGCCTGCGAATCGTGGCCGTCGCCAGCAAGATGATCGACGCCGAGCCGCGGGATCATGCCCGCGTGGATGAGTCCGATCTGATTCTGGAAGGCTATATCGCGTTCCTCGATCCGCCGAAAGAGAGCACCGCGCCCGCGTTGAAATCGCTGAACAACAGCGGGATCGCGGTCAAAATCCTGACCGGGGACAGTGAGCTCGTGGCCGCCAAGGTATGCCGCGACGTCGGCATCGACTGTTCGAAGACGCTGCTCGGCAGCCGTCTCGACGAGATGACCGACGAGCAACTCTCGGCTCAGGCAGAAACCACTACGCTGTTCGCCCGGCTGACGCCAATGCACAAAGAGCGGATTGTGCGTCTGCTGCGAGCGCAGGGACATGTCGTCGGCTTCATGGGGGACGGCATTAACGATGCCCCGGCTCTGCGGGCGGCGGACATCGGCATCTCCGTCGACTCCGCCGTGGACATCGCCCGGGAGGCCGCCGATATCATCCTGCTGGAGAAAAGCCTGATGGTGCTGGAGAAAGGGGTGATTGAAGGCCGTCGAACCTTCGTCAACATGTTGAAATACATCAAGATGACCGCCAGCTCCAACTTCGGCAACGTGTTCAGCGTGCTGATCGCCAGTGCGTTTCTCCCGTTCCTGCCCATGCTGCCGCTGCATCTGCTGATCCAGAACCTGATGTACGATATTTCGCAGATCGCTATCCCGTTCGATAACGTGGACGATGAGCAGATTCACCGCCCGCAGCGCTGGGATGCCGGATATATTGGTCGTTTCATGGTGTTCTTCGGCCCGATCAGCTCTATTTTCGACGTGATGACGTTCTCTCTGATGTGGTGGGTATTTCAGGCCAACACGCCGGAGATGCAAACCCTGTTCCAGTCCGGCTGGTTCATTGAAGGGCTGCTGTCGCAGACGCTGATCGTGCATATGATCCGTACCCGTAAAATTCCGTTTATCCAGAGCCGTCCGTCATGGCCATTGGCAATGATGACGCTGCTGATTATGGCGACGGGGATCGCGCTGGTCTTCTCACCGCTGGCCGGGTTCCTGGAACTGCAGCCGCTGCCTCTGAGCTATTTCCCATGGCTCATCGCCATTCTTTGCGGCTACATGATGCTGACGCAGGCGATGAAAGGCTTCTTCGCTCGCCGTTACGGCCGGCAGTAA
- the nrdR gene encoding transcriptional regulator NrdR, translated as MHCPFCSAVDTKVIDSRLVSEGAQVRRRRQCLVCNERFTTFEVAELVMPRIIKSNDVREPFNEDKLRSGMQKALEKRPVSSDDVEMAINHIKSQLRATGEREVTAKMLGNLVMDALKKLDKVAYIRFASVYRSFEDIREFGEEIARLQD; from the coding sequence ATGCATTGCCCATTTTGTTCTGCAGTTGATACCAAAGTGATTGATTCCCGGTTAGTTAGTGAGGGAGCACAGGTACGTCGACGTCGTCAGTGTCTGGTCTGCAACGAACGTTTTACCACCTTCGAAGTGGCGGAACTCGTGATGCCTCGTATCATCAAAAGCAACGATGTGCGGGAGCCCTTCAATGAGGACAAACTGCGCAGTGGTATGCAGAAAGCGCTGGAAAAACGGCCGGTCAGCTCCGATGACGTAGAGATGGCGATTAACCATATCAAATCGCAGCTGCGCGCCACCGGAGAACGAGAAGTTACCGCCAAGATGCTGGGTAATCTGGTGATGGATGCGCTGAAAAAGCTGGATAAGGTTGCCTACATCCGTTTCGCCTCGGTTTACCGCAGCTTTGAAGATATCCGAGAATTCGGGGAAGAGATCGCCCGTCTGCAGGATTAA